A part of Carettochelys insculpta isolate YL-2023 chromosome 1, ASM3395843v1, whole genome shotgun sequence genomic DNA contains:
- the CRYAA gene encoding alpha-crystallin A chain gives MDITIQHPWFKRALGSLFPSRLFDQYFGEGLLDYDLLPLFSSTISPYYRSSLFRTILESGISEVRSDRDKFTIFLDVKHFSPEDLSVKIIDDFVEIKGKHSERQDDHGYISREFHRRYRLPSSVDQSSITCSLSADGMLTFSGPKVRSHMDTNYSERPIPVSHEEKLTSAPSS, from the exons ATGGACATTACCATCCAGCACCCCTGGTTCAAACGAGCGCTTGGGTCCTTATTTCCAAGCCGTTTGTTTGACCAGTATTTTGGAGAGGGTCTCCTCGATTAcgatctcctgcctttgttctctTCCACCATCAGCCCCTATTACAGGAGCTCTCTGTTCCGCACCATCCTGGAATCAGGCATTTCAGAG GTGAGATCTGACCGGGACAAATTTACCATCTTCCTGGATGTAAAACATTTCTCTCCTGAAGATCTGAGTGTGAAGATCATTGATGACTTTGTGGAAATCAAAGGCAAGCACAGTGAAAGACAG GATGACCATGGCTACATTTCCCGTGAATTCCACCGCAGATACCGCCTGCCTTCCAGTGTGGACCAATCCTCCATCACTTGCTCTCTGTCTGCTGATGGCATGCTGACTTTCTCTGGCCCCAAGGTCCGGTCCCATATGGACACCAACTATAGTGAGAGACCCATTCCTGTATCCCATGAGGAGAAGCTTACCTCGGCGCCTTCTTCTTAA